The genomic interval aggccaatggtcactctggaggcGCTTCAGAAATCTACAGcgcaggtgggagaatctgtccacaggacaactaaagTTGCGCActtcacaaatctggcctttatggaagagtggcaagaagaaaatcaTTGTTGGAAGAAAGAtataagaagtgccatttgccacaagccatataggggacacagaaaACATGTGGTAGGAGGTgctttggtcagatgagaccaaaggtgAACTCTTTGGTCTAAATGCAAAGTGTTATTTGTTGCAGAAAAGTAACGCCATCCCACTatgacacatagggggcagcatcatgctatgggaaTGCTTTTCTTTAGccgggacagggaagctggtcagagtttatggcagaggttcccaaacttttttttctcgtagaccactttcaaaattttactggtttcggtggaccccctgctgctatatttctaccatattcccaaaactcgtaaaaaaatgtgaagattagatctaatgttaagtctcccgtggacccctgggggtccacctggaccactttggcgATCACTGGTTTATGGGAAGATggctggagctaaatacagggcaatcctggaagaaaacctgttggaggctccAAAAGCCTTGAGACTAAAaaagagattcaccttccagcaagacaatgaccctaaacatagagCCAGAGCTACAGAAGAATGGTTTAGATAAAAGAATATTCATTTATTAGAATAACCCAGTCaatgtccagacctaaatcccattgagcgtctgtggcaagacatgaaaattgctgctcACAGACGTTCTCCATCCAGTCTGGCTGAGCtcgagctattttgcaaagaagaatgggcacaaatctcagtctctagatgtgcaaagctggtagagacagaccccaaaagacttatagctgtaattgcagcaaaaggtggctctacaaagtattgatataggaggggctgaagacttttacacatcacatttttccgatttttatttgattacaattttgcaaaccttgtatcattttccttccacttgtcAATTATCTGCTAGGATTCCCTGTTTCACAGACTCTCTGGTCCCTGTGTTGTCCACTGCATTGATTTCCATAGGCACAATGTAATACTCTCTATGCTGTGGCACAGATGACTACCCATCATTGGTGGTCCCAGCAGCAGAACACCCCAAGGTCAATTTAATGGGGAATTCTTTTAAGAAAAAATTACTGCTCAAAGCAGACATTGAAGCAAAAATAACCCACAAATCCAGAAACATAAACAACATCTTTTGTATGaatatacagagtaatatgttcaATATACTACTCACTCCTTTCTTGTCCATCTGCGTTATGTCTGTTGTTTGGAATCAGTAACTTTATACAAAGTTTCAGACTCCTCCTTTACTGAAGTCAGCTAAAAGTTAACAAAACATCCCATGGTGCAGAGCTCATGTAAATTGAGACTTTGACTTTTTGAGTATAAAAATTGCCTTGAAATAGATCAAATATTAACAAAAGTCAATGAAGCCATCCTGTAAGTTGCATAAAACATATAACGTTCCAAGGGATACATTGTATTAAAGCTTCACCAAGAGGGGGAGTACAGACCAAAAGCTTATTCAATATGAAGCTAGATTGATGTTTATCCTGCAAACCATGACCCCCTCTTGGCCTTAATGAATCTGTATCTTATACGTGTTTCATTGAATAGTCTTAGTCAGATGATAATGTGTAGACTCGAATCCAGCTTGAATCTGGAAGATACAGTACCTGTCACCATATCTGAGGTTGTATATACACTAATTTATTAGATTTAACATGCGTTAGTGAAACCGGCcatgagtggccaaaagtcatgggaaggtactggATGCGCCATTAATAGCAGGTCGCCCCTCCATGAGCCccgattggtcctgtgtagttggccctgggtccatggagcggacattggtatccacagcatcccataaatgctctatggggttgaagtCAGGCGAGCGGACAGGCCAACcgagggtcgtgaggtcactggtgtgttcattaagccagtcccgcgCCACCAATGAGCGATGACaagttgcattgtcctgttggtacacagcatcctcaTCAGGGAACTcaaacaccagaaaggggtgcagatggtctgccataagttgcacatatCGTTCATTAATCCCTGCACCTATACAATGGGGTCCAATTGCGATCATGTGAATATGGTGCAGACCATGACGGGGCCACCTCCCACCTGGAcatgtccctgttggcatgcaggatacatggcttcatggggcatggtcgcgggcccatgccagtctttgaGCTCTGTGTTGCGGTGTCAGCAAAGGAAAATGGATCAGGCATCGACTGTTTAAGCCTATATGGTGCAGTTCTTggtgtacagtcctggtggaaatggggtcctggcgccCCACATTCAAATTGGCGACGATTTGAGCCAAAGTAGAGCCCCGTATGACTCTGTGGAGGTGACGTGACGTCCGTTCATCGAACATTCGTGGTCGACCACAaatgcagtgctgaatactttacaggccatgggcgaggccttctcttcagtatataaggctgttgtacatgctatctgatgccggtcttaaacgtctgtaccTGTGCTCTAGTATGGTCTGTCGGCTGAAGCTGTTACCATCTGCATCCAAGCCCCAGTTTCTAGTCAAACTGAGAATGGTGACTGAAGGGGAACATGAGGAGCTTTGTACTTTCTTGGTTTTACAGGGTCTCCAGAGTGAAGTTATTTTGGGGTACCCGTGGCTGAAAGCCCACAACCCAGTAATTGACTGGCAATCCCAGAAATTAACCAGTTGGAGGTGTAAATGTAGGGATTCAACTATTACTCTGTCTACGGTACTGACTGAAGATGATCAAGTTCCGGAATACTTGTCTGATGTTTCTTCTGTTTTCTCCAAATCCCAATCTGAAAAATTGCCTCCTCATAGGGAGTACAACTGCGCCATTAATAACAAGGCTTTGTTGAAGAAGTTTCCACCTCTGATTCCTTCTGTTTCTCCGTCCGAGCCAGTTCTGGTGGATGGTAATCTGGAATATGAAGTGGAGAATATCCTGGACTCTAGATGGCGTAGACGCAGGTTACAATTTCTGGTTAAGTGGAAAGGCTATAGACCAGAAGATAATTCTTGGATTTCGGCGTCTGAGGTGCATGCAGCTAGACTGGTGCGGAAATTTTACCGGAGATTCCCAGAGAAACCAGGTGCGGCCTTTGAGGGTTTGGTGACCCCTCATCaagggggggggtcatgtcatgacccagtctcagcagtctcggcctgttaggtttaggcgcagagtgtccggacggcattcagcacgtgaatcacctgatgcacggcaggggaatgttcacaccagacatgctgtttctgctctggcactcgggcgtggttcacgtggtgagtggcctggtggatcagtgcctggtgtgtcttggcctctgaaagggttaagttctctgcagtgctgaatactttacaggccatggacgaggccttctcttcagtatataaggctgttgtacatgctatctgatgccggtcttaaacgtctgtaccTGTGCTCTAGTATGGTCTGTCGTCTGAAGCTgttaccatctgcatcccggcccatccagtttcttgctcctgttcacacaagactggttagctaagtattgagctcctatccagacatagtgttctgggcgcagtgagccctaggtattttttctgtttggaggtttggaatttttttggtaggggtttttatagtgtgtgatacttagttctgttttttcctatcccttgcttagttcagttattctgtgtttcacgtttattttctccctatgccttgcgttactcacgttcaccgttagtccaagtctggacatccgtggggggcttgttctgtatctgcctctcctttgtaaacgtgaagctagacaggggctctatttccctttgcaggttagctacttctccggctgtgctcgtgccccttcaggcaagttagtcgggcccacggctacttctagttgtgcgaggcagggtgtaggaggatccacactagaagtccaaactgctcatacttattattgtttgtttttatatatgtttttcctgtaccgtactgagaagttatcagtccggggccagtccgtggtcagggatccccagactATAACACACAGTGTATGTAGACTAGAGGGTCTGGATGACTTCAACCTCTCGGATCCCCCATTAAGATTTGCCCTCAATGCTGCTGGGGAGAGTGGTCTCTGTGACAGTCTCCCGCACATGAGGACATCCTGcaatatataatattgtgtgaggtAGCCCGATACACCCCCACTATGCTCTTTGTTGGGTGGATGATTTGTATACATTATAATTGAGATTAATAAATCTgattgtaatattgtatatgtCAGGCAGTTCATGAGagtattcgaaacaaatattttttctatAACAATTTGAGTTTTCTTTGCAAGTTACTGtgaattaattttttattttaaaatgttaaATAGGAATAACTCTTAcactgtgatttttttaaattatattttaaaataaatttttaagGTCTTGAGGGTCTACAGTTCATCTACTGTATAAGGAATTATTTGGTGAGGTCAGCATACTATAGCACTGCACTTTACTTACATGTATCATACAAGAAAACTTTACCAGTTTCCAGTACGGGGAACCCGCCATATAACTCCATGTATCTCAGCTTCCTATATTCTGTATTCCTGTAAGCTAATCTACAACATGGAGGACCAACCTATTAAACAGTTTTCCTTAAAATTCTCTGCATTACAGGTTTTGCCCATCTACTTATGACCAAGACACAGAAAAATGTTGGCAGACGTTATAAGGGAACCTGCTCGTAACGTATTTGGGATTTGATAGTGGTAAAGTTTTAGGACAGAGACCTCATGGTAAGTACATGAATCTAGTCTTTTCATGTTGTTCTGGAATGGAAATCACCTACTTATTTGAATCAATttgataaacaaacaaaaaatggagAACAAACGctgtgggccccttcacacggtgtaagcactcggctcattccgagccgtacacgcgagcgcttctaaacacttcccattcacttcaatggcagcgCACGTAAAGACGGCTTTACGAGCacactcattgaagtgaatgggaagtgtttagaagcgctcacgtgtacggctcggaatgagccgagtgcttacaccgtgtgaaggggcccttaggattCTCGTATGTTTTCTCCTCACTGAAGCACTGCCCACTACTGCTGCTTTAAGGTAGCCCCTGCCAACATGTGAAGCTTTCTCTAACTTTGCAACTAGTTATAACTCAGGACGCAGGACCAATCAACacctgaggagggatatttaaagtctGTCCAGAACTCCTCATGTGCCTTCTATGTATTCATTGTTACTAGCTTGGTTCCTGTGATCAGAACTTAGCTGTTGGTTTGCTGTACTtctgacttctttcttctttgctagaCATCCTGTTGCTTACTCTGTTGGCTTTGACTGATAACTCTTGGACTAGGTCTTGGCTTGAGCCATGGAGGCTCCTTGGACTTCACACATTGATCTGGCATGATGAAGGTCATTGGACCGAAACGTCCCTGCTTAACATTGGATCAATTTTTCATGTATACCTAAATACCGTTTTTTCCATGGCGCATCAAACTATGTTACCTTCccaataaatgtatttttttattcatCACTGAATCAAGAGTGTGCAGCAGATAATTTCTTTTTAGGTCTTGGCTTGGAGTTGTTTAGTCTTATATTTCTGATTTGGATTTTACGTTGCTCTTCTGGTTTGACCTGACTTGTGAGTTTGCTGTAATTCTCAATTTAGTCTGCAGTTTCATCTTTCATCTTTAAAGCTATGGTCAAGAACGtcacatggcagtattatattaggtgtcagtgaatggggctacTTATATGACTGTTATTGTGATTTCTATtataacagaccatcaaaatataggtcatgttccatttttgtccattttgacgCATCCcttcatacactgaaatgtatgggggatccaaTCCATGAAGACTAACTAGTGGTCTGATAACCAAGACCATCCGGCCTCGTGGCAAGTTCTGGTGAAGATGTCTAAGTAGCCTTAGACTCTAGAAGCCAGGCCAGTGTAAGATATACTTAGCTTGTTCTACTTTTCCCTGTTAACTACCATTTCTACATTTTTTGGGAATTGTTTTAGGGACAATTTCAGaacgtactcccttggccagcaaattcaccggacttgaacccaaccTAGAATTTGTGGGATCAcgttgatcgggttgttcgctcCATGGATGCTCagctgcgtaacctagcgcagctggccacggcattggagttggcatggctcaatatcccagtgacatcatcacaacatcccactCTAACGACAGAATGTTTGTTCTGAAGAtgaacatttataagatatctaGGTTTTTATATGTAAATGAAGATACACTTGAATTATTTGGGCGCCTTCTATTTTGTCTCCTCTTCAATACCTCGCATTTAACAGCACAGTTTACTTTAGGATTTTCCTTTATGTATCTGAAAGATATAAGTGTTACAAATATTACAGCATTGAATGTCTTTTCATTGTATATGAGTTATTAATTTATACATTGGTTACAGTGAATATTCTTATAAAACAAGCAATTTGGGGATCTCATTgtcccagcatctcagcagctcgatgggatgccatataatgagcgtgttgttggtgttgatgatccgcctgctccggcgtttcggcagccttcaagctggcctgctgttgaactcattcctcacactgtgcctgtgattgttcgtgCATCCCAGtaactcactgggatgccatataatgatcaTGTTGTTGTCAcggatgatccccctcagctccgcttgaggagaactctgtgacttccggctaccttcatagctctcgctgTTTTAGAATTtagaattagattttctttttcctggcaagtttaaaagtagcaaactgacaatttggattaaaggttttttcccatccagtgtatcagcactgcctggagcagatcaaataatatgcaaatgtgtgtacagaatggactgagggttagctgagtgtttacatagagagataatagacctggctttatcagaacctgacataagctgctgcaagagcagtgtaatatagcacgtgaacataaattcataacagtcctgaagccatgttatttactgggataaaaagtacccTATGTATTAATCgagattacaatctatctatgtgccaaatttcatttaaaaccattcagccatttttgcgtgatggTTGGAACAAACACACTAacttacaaactttcacatttataatattagtaggataaaaggGAGTCAGTAGACCCTACAAATACATGATTGTGTGTCCAAACAACCCAACTTGACAAGTATTTATGTTATTGCAGTGattcttaaccagggtttgatTGAACCCTAggtcctatgcacggttcattttgtgtaccagtaaaaaaaacatatacctatgtcttgaatttggaaaaaatcatatttgatttatcactaaagaagggttcggtgaatgtgcatatgaaactggtgggttcggtatctcagacaaggttaagaaccactgtgttAATGGGATAGGGTTGTGAACAATGAGGATTTGGTATTATAGATTAGAATTGTAGAGATAAGAGGTGAACACAGGGACAATAAATACAAGGGCTAGATTGAACTTTAGAGACCAAGGACAGATGTAAGTCTTGGCCATCTTTTGTTCCAATACAATCCTTGTGGTAGAGAGTTAGTTAGAGGATCTCTCCAGCACAGAACATGGCACAGAACATGGCACAGAACAATACTGAGCTCTATCTATCAACTCTAAGACACAGGTCATGTCACAGTGTTTGCCTAGTCAAAAAACACAATGGAGGAGATTCATCTGAGGACTTGATGTCTCACAGATGTCACCTTCTATACGATATGGCAGAACATGAAATTAGCATAACATAGAATAAAATAATAGATGTCAACCCACCATTTTTTAGTCGTTTGGGGTAGAAGGAATTCCAGAAGTGACATTTTTGACTGTTCCATTTTTGCTCAACAACAATGCGGTCCACTTTCAGAATGGCATAACGTTGTTCTTCAGCCGAATACTGCGGCCAATGAAATTCATCATCACTTGGATTTCTACAATGTATGGAAAACATAAAACAGGCAGATGTTATGGTTAGAAATGCTTAACCAGTATAAGGTAGTACTTCATATTTTATGACAGGTATTGTCTACTTTAGAAAGCCCATTCTCAGATATTTCATTAAGAAATTCTGAGTGTAAAGTGGGTGATCATATATACAGGAATTGCATCTAAAGGGTAGAGTGGAAAGTGGCCACAaagaatctctctctctctctctctctctctctacagtGTAGTTCTTCATTTCTCCTCTGGTGGCGCTGCAGCTTATTACTGGCAGCTTTCCCCACAGGCTACAGCTCATCATGGGAGGTTCAAGCATTAGGATACATTAACTTGTTGTCAAGATGTCTTTCTAAAAATCAGGGATTGTCCCTTTAGTCTCCTGTTTCTTTCCTAACATGTATATTCTAGGTTAGGTCAATGGTTATTAAACAAATAAtaggaataaaaaatatatattcctcTTTAGTTCCATAAGTAATAGTCGTAAGAGATAAATAAATCTGTAGTTAGGAACATCCCTCACTCGTACTATACCACTCCAAGTCAATGACTTACCCTGTTCTTGCAAAGTTGGCCCAGATTTTCATAAGTCTTCTACTAAATACTTGTTCTTGGTTTGAGAATTGATGAGGTAACAGAAGTGGTTTTCCAAATAACATTGACAATTCCGCACCATGTGCAACCCCCATCCACTCCGGAAGTCCTTCATCTGATGGACGCTGATTGTATTCATAAACATAGAGGTTATGTATAGTCTTTGAAACAAAGTTTGCAAAATACTTTGCAGGACACGTAAAAATATTGTCTCTCAGTATCTGCTCCATGGCTTTACGATTCTTCTCAGTGTTTTCTTCATCATCCCAGTCTTTATACAGTAACATCATAGATTCTACAGAGAGATCATCTCCTGGTGGAAAGAAATATCTCAGACCTTCTCTAAGTTCCTCAGTGGTGATTAGACTTTGGTTTCTCACACTAAATCCTGGTGCACCGAACACGGTAAATGGGTTTCCATCATCTTTAGTTATTCCTATCAATATATCGGTATTTCTAATTGAATGTTTCACTAGGTTTTGGGGGAGGTCGGTTAGAAAATCATTATCTATAAGTGGAACAAATACGGTGAGAGATGCCCTTAGATCTTGCTTATCAACTATGTCTTTGGCATCTACGTTTTGTAAACAGGCTATAGTGTCATCATCATCTTCTGTAGGACATTTGAAGAGTTTGGCTAATTGTATGGACAACATCCTCAAACTTTCTTGGGTACCGAATGCCAAGTTTGACATCGGTGTTCCACTTTGTAGAATGGCTCTATTAAAATAAGAATGGCTTCCTGGGCTCATCACATGAAACCCTACACAAGCAGCTCCTGCACTATGTCCAAAAATTGTGATACTGTCCAGATTTCCACCAAAAGCTGCAATATTTTCATGAACCCATTGAAGAGCCAGCCTTTGGTCAAACAAACCAGCATTTCCTGGGGCTTTTGTATTTCCTGATAAAGCTAAGAAACCAAATGCTCCAACTCTGTAGTTCATTGACACTACGATCACATCCTCAGAAGCTGCCAGCACACTTCCATCATACATGTCTGAAG from Leptodactylus fuscus isolate aLepFus1 chromosome 7, aLepFus1.hap2, whole genome shotgun sequence carries:
- the LOC142213370 gene encoding cholinesterase-like, producing MEVFNMRSCTNKICFIILTVLAVYMMVEDDTIVETRQGKVSGVKQSVISRTVTAYLGIPYGEAPTGERRFQKPEPRAPWQGIYEATTYGNSCYQSKENTYVKFSESDKWNVKNEMSEDCLNLNVWVPQTISKPAHVMVFIHGGAFSFGSSASDMYDGSVLAASEDVIVVSMNYRVGAFGFLALSGNTKAPGNAGLFDQRLALQWVHENIAAFGGNLDSITIFGHSAGAACVGFHVMSPGSHSYFNRAILQSGTPMSNLAFGTQESLRMLSIQLAKLFKCPTEDDDDTIACLQNVDAKDIVDKQDLRASLTVFVPLIDNDFLTDLPQNLVKHSIRNTDILIGITKDDGNPFTVFGAPGFSVRNQSLITTEELREGLRYFFPPGDDLSVESMMLLYKDWDDEENTEKNRKAMEQILRDNIFTCPAKYFANFVSKTIHNLYVYEYNQRPSDEGLPEWMGVAHGAELSMLFGKPLLLPHQFSNQEQVFSRRLMKIWANFARTGNPSDDEFHWPQYSAEEQRYAILKVDRIVVEQKWNSQKCHFWNSFYPKRLKNDT